The Sulfurimonas hydrogeniphila genome includes a window with the following:
- a CDS encoding tRNA (5-methylaminomethyl-2-thiouridine)(34)-methyltransferase MnmD — protein sequence MKKDTDRFDTDMHTLELTKDGSYTAYSKEYAQHYHSTRDGALHESLKKHILPASLHVKEKKEVAILDICYGLGFNTLATVLHYKKYAPQIKLHIYSPESDAKLVQSLPSFHYPEEFKILHEVITALSTQGRYEDETLCIELFLGDAREYVNKFENKFDIVYQDAFSPDANPMLWTQEYFSDIKKSMKKDAILTTYSTALKTRLALHVNGFYIYLNKGEDFRAATVASLRELSNFEPVNMQHKITCNPDVQPLRDSELNFLSPV from the coding sequence ATGAAAAAAGATACAGACAGATTCGACACAGATATGCATACCTTGGAACTTACAAAAGACGGAAGCTATACGGCCTACTCAAAAGAGTATGCCCAGCACTATCATTCAACAAGAGACGGTGCTCTGCATGAGTCCTTGAAAAAGCATATACTCCCTGCTTCTTTACATGTAAAGGAGAAAAAAGAGGTAGCTATTTTAGATATTTGTTACGGACTCGGGTTTAATACTCTGGCAACAGTATTGCATTACAAAAAATATGCACCGCAGATAAAACTGCATATATATTCTCCGGAGTCGGATGCAAAACTGGTGCAATCCCTGCCTTCTTTTCACTATCCGGAGGAATTTAAAATACTGCACGAGGTAATAACAGCACTCAGTACACAGGGAAGATATGAGGATGAGACGCTTTGCATAGAACTTTTTTTAGGGGATGCACGGGAGTATGTAAACAAATTTGAAAACAAATTTGACATTGTCTATCAGGATGCTTTCTCGCCTGACGCAAATCCGATGCTCTGGACACAGGAGTATTTCAGTGATATAAAAAAGAGTATGAAAAAAGATGCGATTTTGACAACATACTCTACAGCACTCAAAACCCGTCTGGCCTTACATGTAAACGGGTTTTATATCTATTTAAACAAAGGAGAGGATTTCAGAGCTGCAACGGTGGCATCTCTGAGGGAGTTAAGCAACTTTGAACCGGTGAATATGCAACACAAGATTACATGTAACCCTGACGTACAACCCTTGCGAGACAGTGAACTGAATTTTTTGTCACCTGTTTAG
- the recQ gene encoding DNA helicase RecQ codes for MKNQILKDNFGHNSFRELQEEGVDAILKGQDLLMILPTGGGKSLVYQLPTMMMEGITIVISPLIALMQDQVRALQAQNISAQMISSAQSYEEVQDIISQAYSGALKFLYLSPERLNNGHTIELLHGLHVNFFVIDEAHCISQWGHEFRDDYRALGNLKHNFPHTTIAAFTATSTDNVTQDILRELRLENPLLLKGKVFRKNIFISAQRRISNGHAQLKNFLARHQDESGIIYVSSRKKAEELSTFLNVNGYKSLAYHAGLPQHVREQNFKIFVNDKINIMVATIAFGMGIDKSDIRFVVHMSLPKSQENYYQEIGRAGRDGEDSEVLLLFNAGDMAQHKRFLADIENEEYKAHLDTKIDKIYKYATSEICFHKQLAEYFNDTLDACKERCDNCLTSDDKRQDITKEAQMILSTIYKTNQGFGKNYIIDILRGSTEQKLLANGADKLSVYGIGLELSKKEWFVIIERLLELKILLLGDFSVLKLTNDAIAVLKSQKLVDIKSSRLQINIKEKKIKQAKEFDYDEELFEKLRAKRAELASEMGVPAYIIFGDKTLKHLANDMPTNKEEMLEVNGVGEKKFAQFGKEFLDVIND; via the coding sequence ATCAAAAATCAGATATTAAAAGACAATTTCGGACATAACAGCTTTAGAGAACTCCAGGAAGAGGGTGTGGATGCCATCTTAAAGGGGCAGGATTTACTGATGATACTGCCAACCGGCGGCGGAAAGTCTCTTGTTTATCAGCTCCCGACGATGATGATGGAGGGCATTACTATTGTCATCTCTCCTCTTATCGCCCTGATGCAGGATCAGGTACGCGCACTGCAGGCACAAAACATATCTGCACAAATGATAAGCTCGGCACAAAGTTATGAAGAGGTGCAGGATATTATATCACAGGCATACAGCGGTGCTTTAAAGTTTTTGTATCTCTCTCCCGAACGCTTAAACAACGGACATACCATTGAACTGCTGCACGGTTTACATGTAAACTTTTTTGTGATTGACGAGGCACACTGTATTTCGCAGTGGGGACATGAGTTTCGTGATGATTATCGTGCCTTGGGAAATCTCAAACACAACTTTCCACATACGACAATCGCCGCTTTTACCGCAACTTCAACAGACAATGTCACACAGGATATTTTAAGAGAACTGCGTCTTGAAAACCCTCTTTTGCTCAAAGGAAAAGTATTTCGCAAAAATATTTTTATTTCCGCGCAAAGACGCATAAGCAACGGCCATGCACAGCTTAAAAACTTTTTGGCAAGACACCAAGACGAAAGCGGAATCATATATGTGAGTTCGCGAAAAAAAGCCGAAGAACTCAGCACTTTTTTAAATGTCAACGGCTACAAATCTCTTGCCTACCATGCAGGCCTGCCTCAACATGTAAGAGAACAGAATTTTAAAATCTTTGTCAACGACAAGATCAACATTATGGTAGCGACCATCGCCTTTGGCATGGGCATAGACAAAAGCGACATCCGTTTTGTCGTGCATATGAGCCTGCCAAAGTCACAGGAGAACTACTATCAGGAAATCGGACGTGCGGGACGTGACGGTGAAGACAGCGAAGTGCTGTTGCTGTTTAATGCAGGCGATATGGCACAGCATAAAAGGTTTCTGGCAGACATCGAAAATGAAGAGTACAAAGCCCATCTTGATACAAAAATAGACAAAATATACAAATATGCCACCAGCGAGATCTGCTTTCACAAACAGCTTGCCGAATACTTTAACGACACTCTTGATGCCTGTAAAGAACGCTGCGACAACTGTCTGACATCCGATGACAAACGCCAGGATATCACCAAAGAGGCACAAATGATTCTCAGTACAATCTACAAGACCAATCAGGGTTTTGGAAAAAACTACATCATAGATATTCTTCGCGGTTCCACTGAACAAAAGCTGCTTGCCAACGGTGCTGACAAGCTTTCAGTCTATGGCATCGGTTTGGAACTAAGCAAAAAAGAGTGGTTTGTCATCATTGAACGCCTTTTGGAATTAAAAATCTTACTGCTGGGTGATTTCAGCGTTTTAAAACTCACAAATGATGCCATAGCCGTACTCAAATCACAAAAACTTGTAGATATCAAATCTTCCAGACTCCAGATAAACATAAAAGAGAAAAAGATCAAACAGGCAAAAGAGTTTGATTATGATGAAGAGTTATTTGAAAAACTTCGGGCAAAAAGAGCCGAACTCGCAAGTGAAATGGGGGTACCTGCCTACATCATTTTTGGAGATAAAACACTCAAACACCTTGCCAATGACATGCCGACCAACAAAGAAGAGATGCTTGAAGTAAACGGTGTGGGAGAAAAGAAATTCGCACAGTTTGGAAAAGAGTTTTTGGATGTTATCAATGACTAA
- the ribE gene encoding riboflavin synthase yields the protein MFTGLIREVATVKSFVGSTLSIRATYKAGIGDSIAVNGACLTVVKVNPDGFAVELSPESQKLLAIENYKNEVHIEPAMKMGDRFEGHIVQGHVDTVGTIKEIKNNGNSYDVFITVEKKFIPYIVPKGSITIDGVSLTVNDVDENSFRLTIIPHTMKETLFKNYKKGSRVNVETDMFARYVAHIIKHQKSTSLSWDEVDRISANY from the coding sequence ATGTTTACAGGACTAATCAGAGAAGTTGCAACAGTGAAAAGCTTTGTGGGTTCCACTCTCAGTATCAGAGCAACATACAAAGCCGGTATCGGTGATTCAATTGCCGTAAACGGTGCCTGTTTAACCGTAGTAAAAGTAAATCCAGACGGCTTTGCCGTAGAACTCTCTCCTGAGAGCCAAAAACTTTTGGCCATTGAAAATTATAAAAACGAGGTGCATATAGAACCTGCTATGAAAATGGGTGACCGGTTTGAGGGGCATATCGTTCAGGGACATGTTGATACTGTAGGCACCATTAAAGAGATCAAAAACAACGGCAACTCTTATGATGTTTTTATAACAGTAGAGAAGAAATTTATTCCCTATATTGTGCCAAAAGGCTCCATTACCATTGACGGGGTCAGCCTTACGGTCAATGATGTCGACGAAAACAGTTTTCGTCTGACTATCATTCCGCATACAATGAAAGAGACACTTTTTAAGAACTACAAAAAAGGCAGTCGTGTCAATGTCGAGACAGATATGTTTGCCCGGTACGTCGCACATATCATCAAACATCAAAAATCAACTTCACTCTCATGGGATGAAGTAGATCGAATAAGTGCAAATTATTAA
- a CDS encoding tetratricopeptide repeat protein, which translates to MIQKANEAYNSGDFETAYKLYTQLAQEGNADAQTSLGYMHQMAQGCEKDEAKTLELYTKAAEAKQPYALFNLAILYENGIGGVKHDMFKAYELHMEAATRGVPPAMYEVALMLERGLGCMQNYSEAAFWYEEAAKRGHLQAFNNLGALYKEGHGVIQNDAKAFICFKRAADGGLTEGLYNLGLLYDQGIGCEEDHDKALDLCRKAAYQGHEKAKAIIKGLQEDGKIVF; encoded by the coding sequence ATGATACAAAAAGCAAACGAAGCCTATAATTCCGGTGATTTTGAAACTGCATACAAACTTTATACACAGCTTGCCCAAGAAGGCAATGCCGATGCACAAACCTCTTTGGGCTATATGCACCAAATGGCACAGGGGTGTGAAAAGGATGAGGCAAAAACACTGGAGCTCTACACAAAGGCAGCCGAGGCAAAACAGCCTTATGCCCTTTTTAATCTCGCTATTTTATATGAAAACGGTATTGGCGGTGTCAAACATGACATGTTCAAAGCATATGAGCTGCATATGGAAGCGGCAACAAGAGGCGTTCCGCCTGCCATGTATGAAGTTGCGCTTATGCTTGAGCGCGGGCTTGGCTGTATGCAAAACTACTCAGAAGCCGCATTTTGGTATGAAGAGGCGGCAAAACGCGGACATTTGCAGGCATTTAACAATCTTGGCGCACTCTACAAAGAGGGCCATGGCGTGATACAGAACGATGCAAAAGCTTTTATCTGTTTCAAGCGTGCAGCTGATGGCGGACTCACAGAAGGGCTGTATAATCTTGGACTCCTGTATGATCAGGGAATAGGCTGTGAAGAGGATCATGACAAAGCCCTTGACCTGTGCCGAAAAGCTGCCTATCAAGGACATGAAAAAGCCAAAGCTATCATTAAGGGTCTTCAAGAAGACGGTAAAATCGTCTTCTAG
- the mnmG gene encoding tRNA uridine-5-carboxymethylaminomethyl(34) synthesis enzyme MnmG gives MNYDVIVVGGGHAGIEASLAAARMGNKTLMISMLAENVGATSCNPAVGGLAKGHLVRELDALGGEMGLITDEAGIQFRILNQTKGPAVRGSRAQIDMDKYRVIARNVVLNTPNLDLAQDTVESLIIEEDEVKGVRTALLNEYRAKKIIITSGTFLNGIIHIGEVQQEGGRFGEPRSVGLSASLKNDAGLSMARLKTGTCARIDSSSIDFSVMEEQDGDALPNPFSFRTDREKFRVTKKQLPCYIAYTNETTHKIIESNFYRAPLFTGQIAGKSPRYCPSIEDKIDKFPDKERHHLFLEPQTMDNTEIYVNGLSTSLPPEVQREMIHSVKGMENAKIVRYGYAIEYDFVDPRELKHSLETKKIKGLYLAGQINGTTGYEEAAAQGIMAGINASLALQNKEPLILRRDEAYIGVLIDDLVTKGTNEPYRMFTSRAEYRLLLREESADVRLGKYGHELGLISDEQYEKIKIKAQQIQEGAKLLEETKFTPNKEFNALLASMDEQPLKDVSTAQQLIARKTFDVQKMVTIVPELDKYDDYIKEEILVEGKYARYVDKQSQEIERMKKYLKVKIPEGFDFTGVSGLSKEVQEKLAAFSPPTLQAAMNISGITPAAIEILHIYIRMAAKKL, from the coding sequence ATGAATTATGATGTAATAGTAGTAGGCGGTGGACATGCCGGTATAGAGGCTTCTTTGGCGGCAGCTCGAATGGGGAACAAAACACTGATGATTTCCATGCTTGCGGAAAATGTCGGGGCAACTTCCTGTAATCCTGCCGTAGGCGGACTCGCAAAAGGGCATTTGGTACGTGAGCTTGATGCACTCGGCGGCGAAATGGGACTCATTACCGATGAAGCGGGCATACAGTTTCGCATACTCAATCAGACAAAAGGGCCTGCAGTTCGCGGAAGCCGTGCACAGATAGATATGGACAAGTACCGTGTAATCGCCAGAAATGTTGTACTCAATACGCCTAATCTTGATTTGGCACAGGATACGGTTGAATCATTAATCATAGAAGAAGATGAGGTAAAAGGTGTCCGCACAGCATTGTTAAATGAGTACAGAGCCAAAAAAATCATCATTACTTCGGGGACATTTCTCAACGGTATAATCCATATAGGCGAGGTGCAGCAAGAGGGCGGACGTTTTGGAGAACCACGAAGCGTCGGACTTTCTGCTTCGCTTAAAAATGATGCAGGGCTGAGTATGGCACGCCTCAAAACCGGTACCTGTGCGCGTATTGACAGTTCAAGTATTGATTTTTCTGTCATGGAAGAACAGGATGGGGATGCCTTGCCGAATCCTTTCAGTTTCAGAACAGACAGAGAAAAATTCCGTGTGACAAAAAAACAGTTGCCGTGCTATATCGCCTATACAAATGAAACGACACACAAAATCATTGAGAGCAATTTTTACAGAGCCCCTCTTTTTACGGGTCAGATTGCAGGAAAAAGTCCAAGATACTGTCCTTCTATCGAAGATAAAATAGACAAGTTCCCTGATAAAGAGCGACACCATCTCTTTTTGGAACCGCAAACCATGGACAATACAGAGATCTATGTCAACGGGCTCAGTACCTCTTTGCCTCCTGAAGTGCAAAGAGAAATGATTCATTCGGTTAAAGGAATGGAAAATGCAAAAATTGTCCGTTACGGCTATGCCATAGAGTATGATTTTGTCGATCCGCGTGAACTGAAGCACTCGCTTGAAACCAAAAAAATCAAAGGTCTGTATCTTGCCGGACAGATAAACGGGACAACAGGCTATGAAGAGGCGGCAGCACAGGGAATTATGGCGGGAATCAATGCCTCTTTGGCATTGCAAAACAAAGAACCGCTTATTTTACGTCGTGATGAGGCATACATCGGTGTACTGATTGATGATCTGGTCACAAAAGGAACGAACGAACCCTACAGAATGTTTACTTCGCGTGCAGAGTACAGACTCCTTTTGCGTGAAGAATCAGCGGATGTACGACTGGGAAAATACGGACATGAACTTGGACTCATCTCCGATGAACAGTATGAAAAAATCAAAATAAAAGCCCAGCAGATACAAGAGGGTGCCAAACTTTTGGAAGAGACAAAATTTACACCAAACAAAGAGTTTAATGCACTGTTGGCATCTATGGACGAACAGCCGCTCAAGGATGTCTCAACTGCACAGCAGCTTATTGCCCGTAAAACATTTGATGTGCAGAAGATGGTCACGATTGTGCCGGAACTTGACAAGTATGATGACTATATAAAAGAAGAAATTTTGGTGGAGGGAAAATATGCCCGTTACGTTGACAAACAGAGCCAGGAAATAGAACGTATGAAAAAATATTTGAAAGTCAAAATACCCGAAGGGTTTGATTTTACGGGTGTGAGCGGGCTCTCCAAAGAGGTACAGGAAAAACTGGCGGCTTTTTCTCCTCCGACACTCCAGGCAGCGATGAATATCAGCGGAATTACACCCGCAGCAATTGAGATACTGCATATATATATCAGAATGGCTGCAAAAAAACTATGA
- the petA gene encoding ubiquinol-cytochrome c reductase iron-sulfur subunit yields MKNNSRRGFMGKAFGAVAGVGAVASLYAMKRSWDPLPSVKAAGFTTLDMSQYKENELVTEKWRGKPIFVLKQTAEMVKKAEKNPKDLERLIKIGNDYFLVCLGLCTHLGCIPGYNPDEKSFLCACHGGMYDFTGEVTKAPPPRGLDIPPFKIDGDKLVLGEEGPEYKKMLENGITLKA; encoded by the coding sequence ATGAAAAATAATAGCCGTAGAGGTTTTATGGGCAAAGCGTTTGGTGCTGTTGCCGGTGTGGGTGCTGTCGCTTCATTGTACGCGATGAAGAGATCATGGGATCCTTTACCGAGCGTCAAAGCAGCCGGATTTACTACTCTTGATATGTCGCAGTATAAAGAGAATGAGTTGGTAACAGAAAAATGGAGAGGGAAGCCTATTTTCGTTTTAAAGCAAACTGCAGAGATGGTTAAAAAAGCAGAAAAAAATCCTAAAGATTTAGAGAGACTTATTAAAATTGGAAATGATTACTTTTTAGTATGTCTTGGTCTTTGTACACATCTTGGTTGTATCCCTGGGTACAATCCTGACGAAAAAAGCTTTTTGTGTGCATGTCATGGTGGTATGTATGACTTTACAGGGGAGGTGACAAAAGCTCCGCCACCGCGTGGGCTTGATATTCCTCCATTTAAAATTGATGGAGATAAACTGGTTTTAGGTGAAGAAGGACCTGAATATAAGAAGATGCTTGAAAATGGCATAACATTAAAAGCATAA
- a CDS encoding cytochrome b gives MAHFTKAKNLHDWLNQRLAIDTLNRVLATEYWIPKNINFLWAMGMILAITFGLLLISGIFLLMYYQPNIDLAFDSVNYTIMQEVGYGWLWRHVHGVAASVVFLIIYIHMFTGIYYGSYKNGREMIWISGMLLFVAFSAEAFSGYMLPWGQMSYWAGMVITNLFAGGSLHADGLVEWIRGDYIPAQAFLNRFFMLHVLLIPLAIIGLIGLHFGALRIPHVNNQDGEEIDFDAEAKKYLAGDKANSKVIRFMNDFLAKDMMVVGIFLILFFYLVFYHYDFAMDPVNFDPANGLKTPAHIYPEWYFLWSYEILRPFSTDVGLIAFAFAQVIFFLLPFLDRSPNAVPASRRGLFKYWFWAMLIDMIILTAMGKVPPEGVFSAIGFYAAITFIGLWIILPFITKFEKKV, from the coding sequence ATGGCACATTTTACAAAAGCAAAAAATTTGCACGATTGGCTTAATCAACGACTTGCGATTGATACGCTTAACCGTGTTTTAGCTACGGAGTATTGGATTCCTAAAAATATTAACTTTTTATGGGCAATGGGTATGATACTTGCGATTACATTCGGACTGTTATTGATATCGGGTATCTTTTTACTGATGTATTATCAACCGAATATTGATTTGGCATTTGACAGTGTAAACTACACGATAATGCAGGAAGTCGGTTACGGTTGGTTATGGAGACATGTTCACGGTGTAGCGGCATCTGTAGTGTTCCTGATAATCTACATTCATATGTTCACAGGGATATATTACGGTTCATATAAGAACGGTCGTGAAATGATTTGGATTTCAGGGATGCTTTTATTTGTTGCGTTTTCAGCAGAAGCATTTTCAGGATACATGCTCCCATGGGGTCAAATGTCTTATTGGGCTGGTATGGTTATTACAAATCTTTTTGCTGGTGGTAGTTTACATGCTGATGGCTTAGTTGAGTGGATACGCGGAGATTATATTCCTGCTCAAGCATTTTTAAATCGTTTCTTTATGTTACATGTATTGTTGATTCCTTTGGCAATTATCGGTCTTATCGGATTACACTTCGGTGCGCTTCGTATTCCACATGTAAACAACCAGGACGGTGAAGAGATTGACTTTGATGCTGAAGCGAAAAAATATTTGGCCGGCGACAAAGCAAATTCAAAAGTAATTCGTTTTATGAATGACTTTTTGGCAAAAGATATGATGGTTGTGGGAATTTTCCTCATTCTTTTCTTTTATCTTGTCTTTTATCATTATGATTTTGCAATGGACCCTGTAAACTTTGACCCTGCAAACGGTCTGAAGACGCCTGCGCATATTTATCCTGAGTGGTATTTCTTATGGTCTTATGAGATTTTACGTCCATTTTCAACAGATGTTGGACTGATTGCATTTGCTTTTGCACAGGTAATTTTCTTTCTGTTACCATTTTTAGACAGAAGCCCAAATGCAGTGCCTGCGTCACGTCGAGGTCTGTTCAAATACTGGTTCTGGGCAATGTTGATTGACATGATTATACTGACGGCAATGGGTAAAGTTCCGCCAGAAGGTGTATTTAGCGCTATCGGTTTTTACGCGGCTATAACGTTTATCGGTTTATGGATTATACTTCCATTTATCACAAAATTTGAAAAAAAAGTTTAA
- a CDS encoding c-type cytochrome, producing MKELFILVVVTVFTLVTYYLVEPFAHSQMHKHIESEGFTYKDLPALTKKGDAARGKDLVMGAGACVGCHSIEVAGMPAPMDPVTAAQSYGVNPPDLSNAGVVFDAKFLAALIKNPAHALMLEHKYNEKSGKSYPMPQFYGAGGDMDQEVADMVAYLQSIAVPQEKLTPNMAFEVACGRCHAIHYQYNLDGKLHAPWTQIGEKPTFKHKQDELAFETKVLDYQDALTKYLGTLPPDLSMYIRSRGEHYIKTFVEDPQAYLKGTAMPRVGVTAEAADKVIEHLENVGDSKRHKREEIGKYVMIYIIIFAIFAILWKKEVWRDLH from the coding sequence GTGAAAGAATTATTTATATTAGTGGTCGTAACTGTATTTACTCTTGTGACATACTATTTGGTTGAACCGTTTGCACATTCGCAAATGCACAAACACATAGAAAGTGAAGGGTTTACATACAAAGATTTACCGGCATTGACAAAAAAAGGTGATGCTGCACGTGGAAAAGACCTGGTCATGGGTGCAGGTGCCTGTGTTGGTTGTCACAGTATTGAGGTTGCCGGTATGCCGGCTCCGATGGATCCTGTAACTGCAGCACAAAGCTACGGTGTAAACCCACCGGATTTATCAAATGCAGGGGTTGTTTTCGATGCTAAATTTTTAGCAGCACTCATTAAAAACCCTGCACATGCTTTAATGCTTGAGCATAAATACAATGAAAAAAGCGGTAAATCTTATCCGATGCCACAGTTCTACGGAGCCGGCGGAGATATGGATCAGGAAGTGGCTGACATGGTTGCCTACTTACAGTCAATTGCAGTACCGCAAGAGAAATTAACGCCAAATATGGCATTTGAAGTTGCTTGTGGACGATGTCATGCAATTCATTATCAGTATAATTTAGACGGAAAGCTTCATGCACCGTGGACACAAATCGGAGAAAAACCGACATTCAAACACAAACAGGATGAGTTGGCATTTGAAACAAAAGTGCTTGATTATCAAGACGCTTTAACAAAATATCTCGGTACCTTGCCACCGGATTTAAGTATGTATATCCGTTCTCGCGGAGAGCACTACATCAAAACTTTTGTTGAAGATCCTCAAGCGTATCTTAAAGGAACTGCGATGCCTCGTGTAGGTGTGACTGCAGAAGCTGCTGATAAAGTGATTGAGCATCTTGAAAATGTCGGAGATTCCAAACGTCACAAAAGAGAAGAAATCGGTAAATATGTTATGATATATATTATTATCTTTGCAATATTTGCTATTCTTTGGAAAAAAGAAGTGTGGAGAGACTTGCACTAG
- a CDS encoding RDD family protein: MRFRDIKKNTKHQKQQQKRPHIRYARYPDRIKALITDLFMIYAPILYIIAYIVMGSKEAFQSSQWAPFFGVATYGLIYAVLLAKFGQTPGKKAYKIKVVDDKTYKNIGFFRALCRFTVFLFSATILLGLAIPFYRKDKKALHDIICATVEIEVD; this comes from the coding sequence ATGAGATTTAGAGATATCAAAAAAAACACAAAACATCAAAAACAACAACAAAAGAGACCTCACATACGTTATGCGCGTTATCCGGATAGAATAAAAGCACTCATTACCGACTTGTTTATGATATATGCACCTATTTTATATATTATTGCTTATATTGTTATGGGAAGCAAAGAAGCATTTCAGTCTTCGCAATGGGCACCATTTTTCGGGGTAGCAACATATGGATTGATTTACGCCGTTCTTCTGGCAAAATTTGGACAGACTCCGGGAAAAAAAGCCTATAAAATTAAAGTAGTTGACGATAAAACATATAAAAATATAGGATTTTTTCGGGCTTTGTGCCGTTTTACAGTTTTTTTGTTTTCTGCAACAATTCTTTTAGGATTAGCAATTCCATTTTACAGAAAAGACAAAAAAGCATTGCATGATATAATATGCGCAACTGTAGAAATTGAAGTTGATTAA
- the moaA gene encoding GTP 3',8-cyclase MoaA — MLIDSYDRVVDYLRVSVTERCNFRCQYCMPEKPFSWVPKENLLSFEELFEFMKVAIDEGVKKIRITGGEPLLREDLDKFIQMIYDYEPAIDLAMTTNAFLLKGTAQRLKDAGLKRINVSIDTLKPEVAQAIAGKDVLKNVLEGVDEALKVGLKVKVNMVPMKNMNADEIVDVLEYCKERDMSVRFIEYMENKFAKADISGLKSSELLEILREKYEFEDEGFDGASPSHYYRMKDGYRFGIIEPYGDDFCKQCNRIRLTAEGNLIPCLYFDEAMSIAESIKKGDIKGAAAVLKEVVRTKPEKNRWGGEDDEVSNRAFYETGG, encoded by the coding sequence ATGCTTATTGATAGCTATGACAGAGTGGTAGATTATTTAAGAGTTTCTGTAACCGAACGATGTAATTTTAGATGTCAGTACTGTATGCCCGAAAAACCGTTTTCATGGGTTCCAAAAGAAAACTTATTGAGCTTTGAAGAGCTGTTTGAATTTATGAAAGTGGCTATTGACGAGGGTGTGAAAAAGATTCGCATTACAGGCGGAGAACCGCTTTTGCGCGAAGATCTGGACAAATTTATTCAAATGATTTATGATTATGAACCTGCGATAGATTTGGCAATGACAACCAATGCTTTTTTGCTCAAAGGCACGGCACAGCGGCTTAAAGATGCAGGGCTTAAACGCATTAATGTCAGTATTGATACTCTTAAACCGGAAGTGGCACAGGCTATAGCGGGAAAAGATGTTTTGAAAAATGTACTTGAAGGCGTGGATGAGGCACTCAAAGTAGGGCTGAAAGTCAAAGTAAACATGGTACCTATGAAAAACATGAATGCTGATGAGATTGTGGATGTGCTGGAGTATTGCAAAGAGCGTGATATGAGTGTGCGTTTTATAGAGTATATGGAAAACAAATTTGCCAAAGCGGATATTTCAGGGCTGAAATCATCAGAGCTTCTGGAAATTCTCAGAGAAAAATATGAATTTGAAGATGAAGGTTTTGACGGTGCCTCGCCATCGCATTATTACAGAATGAAAGACGGATACCGGTTTGGTATTATTGAACCCTACGGAGATGATTTTTGCAAGCAGTGCAACCGAATAAGACTGACTGCCGAGGGTAATCTGATACCGTGCCTGTATTTTGATGAGGCAATGAGCATTGCGGAGTCGATTAAAAAGGGTGATATCAAAGGGGCGGCAGCTGTTTTAAAAGAAGTAGTACGCACAAAACCGGAAAAAAATCGCTGGGGCGGAGAAGATGATGAAGTTTCCAACCGGGCTTTTTACGAGACGGGTGGATGA
- a CDS encoding 7-carboxy-7-deazaguanine synthase QueE: protein MIYLVEHFYSIQGEGKYVGTPSLFFRFGGCNMKCEGFGCKETANDGTEVVGCDTVYAVNKEHFLQSWVPVYKVEELLNILSLYDLPEAVDIVLTGGEPLIYANDTLFVAFLEALVAKGHQITFETNGSLAVDFEKYPVYKECVFALSVKLFNSGESLSKRLRGDVIYNIAANAKDAFFKFSIDKESINIALEEEIQRVTIHSPQTKVYCMPVAGSKKELEENTEALIEFCKAKGYNFSDRLHIRIWDANKGV, encoded by the coding sequence ATGATCTACCTCGTTGAGCATTTTTACTCTATTCAGGGGGAGGGCAAGTATGTAGGCACGCCTTCTCTTTTTTTCCGTTTCGGCGGCTGCAATATGAAGTGCGAAGGTTTCGGGTGTAAAGAGACAGCAAACGACGGTACAGAAGTTGTCGGCTGTGATACTGTTTATGCCGTCAATAAAGAGCATTTTTTACAGAGTTGGGTGCCTGTTTATAAAGTAGAAGAACTGCTCAATATTCTCTCTTTGTATGATTTGCCCGAAGCGGTAGACATTGTTTTGACAGGCGGTGAGCCTCTGATTTATGCCAACGATACACTCTTTGTTGCTTTTTTGGAAGCCTTGGTGGCAAAGGGACATCAGATAACTTTTGAAACAAACGGTTCTTTAGCGGTTGATTTTGAAAAATATCCTGTATACAAAGAGTGTGTGTTTGCTCTGTCAGTGAAGCTTTTTAATTCTGGGGAATCCCTGAGTAAACGTCTGCGCGGTGATGTGATTTACAATATTGCCGCAAATGCAAAAGATGCTTTTTTTAAATTTTCCATTGACAAAGAGTCTATAAATATAGCTCTGGAAGAGGAGATACAAAGAGTCACCATACATTCCCCTCAGACCAAGGTTTACTGTATGCCTGTAGCAGGAAGCAAAAAAGAGTTGGAAGAAAATACCGAAGCGCTGATAGAGTTCTGCAAGGCAAAGGGGTACAATTTCAGTGACAGACTGCACATAAGAATCTGGGATGCCAACAAAGGTGTATAG